Within the Nitratireductor basaltis genome, the region CCGCTTCCGGTTGTCGGCTTTACGATCTACGGGACCGGCTGGATCATTCTCTTCGCCTATCTCGCATCGTTTCTCGCCATTGCGGTAAAACCCGTGATGGCGGCGGTCTCTTCGCTGGAACGCAGCGTGGAGGAAGCCGCAATCCTCGACGGAGCCAGTGTGGCGGATCGGCTGACGAAGATTATCCTGCCGATCGTTCTGCCATCGGTTGTTGCAGGCGGTTTGATGGCCTTTCTGATCGCCTTCAACGAGCTGACGATATCCGCGCTCCTGTGGTCGGCGGGTACGGAAACGCTGGGAGTGGCGCTGCTCAATCTCGAAGATGCCGGTCTTGGCACGGAGGCTGCCGCGCTGGCTGTTGTCGCGACATGTGTCGTTGCCGGACTGATGGCTGCACTCGAGGCAGCGCACCGCTTCTTCCCCGATAATGCGCTGCCCTGGCACCAGCTCTGTCCGCGCAAAACCTCCTGAGCCTGGCGGCGGGTCGCAGCAGGGTTAAGCAACTGTTGCCGCGCATTCCGGATTTCTAAATTTGCTCGCGGTCGTATCTTAATTTCCCAAGACTATACCTGTCGCTCTACAGTGAGTGGTGGCGTATGGGGCATAAACTGCAAACCATGATTTGGGGCTTGCACGGCAGGCTGGTTGACTACGCATGTGCGTCCGGGCGAGCAGACGAATATGGCCGCGAGATCGCGGGACGTTTCGTCACCCTGTTCCTTCTCGCGGCTCTCCTGATACCCTGGTTCATCTTCCAGTATTCCTATACCGGTTTCAATGAGGCCGCCTTGTCCCTGGCAATCGCCGGGATAGGCATGATGTCATCGTTTTGGGTCTTCAAATATACCGGCAACGTCGCCTTCACCCGGGACACTTTCCTGGGTGCATTTTTCTGCTTTCTGGTCTGGCAATCGTTCTATTTCGACGGATTGACACCGCCGGGTTCGGTCTGGCTGGTCGTCATGCCGGTGGTCAGCGTTCTTTTGGGGTCGCGACGTTCCGGCACGATCTGGCTCCTGATCTGCATCGCAGCGCTCTTCGTGTCCTATCTTGTGACCGACCAGTATCGGTTTACCGCGCATATCTACACCAGTCGCTACCAGCTCCTGCACACCATCAGCATCAGTTGCATGATGGTCGCGATATTCCTGTTCGTCAGCATGGTCGATGCCGCCCGGGCGAAAGCGTACCAGGCACTGGAAGAGACCGCGGCTTCGGTCCGGCTGCTGGCCGAAAGGGACGAGCTGAGCGGGCTGCACAACCGACGCTACTTCTATGAACGGCTCGAACAGCGACTGGCTCAGTATCCGCTCCAGGCCCATGCAGTACTCCTGACCGACCTCGACGGCTTCAAGGAAATCAATGACACGCACGGGCACCTGGTCGGCGACGAACTGATCAAGGCAGTCGCCAGCGCCTTCAGCGCAATCAGTGAAGGCGAAGATGCGGTTATTGCGCGTCTGGGCGGTGACGAATTTGCCATCCTGGTTTCAGGCGGGAATCTGGAAAATCGCGCTTCCCTGCTGGCACAGGCCCTGCTCGACCGCGTGCGTCACCCCTTCTATATGGCCGGCCACACAGCGCAAATCGGCGTCAGCATCGGCATTGCGGCGGCAGCCGAAACGGTGACCGCCTCGGAGCTTTTGCGGCGGGCTGATGTGGCCATGTATGCCGCCAAGCAAGGCGGCAAGAACCACTTCGTCATGTACGAGAACCGCCTGGACGCGCATCGCAGCCATCAGCTGCAGATGGCACAGGAGCTGGTTGAGGCAATGTCGGAAGGGAGGATCGAGGTTCACTACCAGCCGATCGTGGATGCCAAGACGCATGAGATCACGGCGGCAGAAGCCCTGGCACGGTGGACGCGCGCGGACGGCTCGAACATCTCGCCCGCGGAGTTCATCCGTATCGCCGAAGAAAGTGGCCTGATCAACGATCTTGGAGTTTACATCCTGAGACGCGCCTGCCGCGACGCGGTCGGATTCGGTAAACTGAAACTGTCGGTCAATCTGTCGCCGGTGCAGTTCACAAGCGAAAACCTCGTGGGCGACATCCTCGAAACGCTTCGCGAGACGAACTTCCCTGCCTCACAGCTTGAGCTGGAAGTAACCGAAACCTATCTCATCGAGCACCCCGAACGGGCGCAGCCGGTCATCGAGAAGCTTCAGGCCGCCGGCATCACGGTCACACTGGATGATTTCGGCACGGGTTATTCGTCCATCGGTTATCTGCGGCAGTACGGCTTTGACCGCATGAAGATCGACAGATCGCTGGTCAGCGGCATTGCTGAAGACGAATCCGCGCGAAGCATCATCCAGGCAGCCGCCATTCTCGCCGAGAGTCTTTCCCTCAAACTCACAGCCGAGGGTGTGGAAAGCGAGGAAGAAGCCGTGCTTCTGCGTCTGGCAGGCTGCAGCGAGCTTCAGGGATATTTCTTTGGACGTCCGCAGCCGGTGGAGAATTTCACGGCGCTCCTCGAGGCATCCCCGTCCCGGCGAAGCGACCACGCTGAAAGCCACCTGGCCTGAGCATCAATCTTCTTCCTTCAGTTCCCTTGCAATCTGTCCGTGATTGAGCACTGCAACGAGGAGCACGCCGCCGAGGACATTGCCGAGCAGCGTTGGCAGGAAGAAGTCGAATACATAGGCACCGAAGGTGGCGTCCTTCATCACGACGAGATAGGCGGCCTCCACCGACCCGACAATGATATGCGCCAGACCGGCTATGCCCACGACATAGGTCACGAGAATGATGACTAAGGGACGGGCGGCACCTGCAGACGGCAAGAGCCAGACCATCAGCGCGATAAGCCAGCCGGCGAATCCGGCCTTGATGAAAGTGGCTTCGAAGTCGTTTTCCAGCGCGTGACGACTGACCTCGAGAAATGCAATTCGCTCACTGGAATTGAAGGCGGGTGCTTCAGCGAGTCCGAGTGCGAACACCCAGGTGGCCGCGATATTGGCTGCAAGCACAAGCATCCATAGCGTCAGAACCTGACGAAGAGTCTTCAGATTCGGGTGATGCAGAAGGGGCAGTATCGGTGTGAGTGTATTCTCGGTGAACAATTGCTGCCGTCCGAGAATGACTATGAGGAAGCCGAAGGAATAGCCAAAGCTGGTCACAAGATCCCGCCAAGACGCGTCGGGGAGTTGCTCATGCAACAGACCTTCGGTCAGCAGGGACAGGCCCATGGACAGGCCGGCGGCGAAACCTGAAGCGAGCAAGGCGGAGACGGGTCGGCGGAGTTCGCTCTCCCCTTCCGCGCGAATGGTTTCGTGGATGAGCGCAGCGCTGGGACGGCCAGCCCTGTTTACGCTTTCGATTTCCTGCGGAGAGAGCCCCTCGAGAGAGTGGACCGAGAGTAGCCGGTCGGGCTTTGTTTCGCTGTTTTTCGCCATTCAGTACCGCGCCCCGATAATGCGGGGTCAACACCGCCTGGCGCGGTTGGTTCCCCGGAGCTCAACTTCCCGGCTCGCAGAGAGGGCAAGGCGGCATCCAGAACACCAGATCCGTAAGATGAACGCGCGCACGAACTTCCCAAACCGCAAATAGTTCGCATCGTCGGATTCACACTAGCGTGAGAGCGGATGTGAACGATTTTCGGGAACGTCGACCCATCCGTTTCGTTGTCCAGCCCGAGGGAACGGCGAACACCAAACGCCAAACAGATGAAACGGAGTTAGAAAATGAAAACGCTTGTTTATTCCACCGCCATTGCAGCACTTATCGGTGTTGGTAGCGCTTCCGCACAGACGTTCGAGCCAACCAACATGAACGACGATCCGACACCTTACACGCAGGAAATGGACACCACTGTCGGCAATACCCAGACCATGGGTGCACGCGTTGGCTTCTCGGCAGCATCCGGTTTCGGTCCCAGCGACCAGAATGACCAGCCGACCCCGCGCATCTTCGCGCATCAGAACGACGGCTATGCCGCCACGTCCGGCATGACGACCGCTTCGGTCAGTGCGCAGCCTTCTGTTGCCGAGCGCAATTTCGAGCCAACCAACATGAATGACGAGCAGACGCCGTACTGATCCGGTAAACGCAGATATCATTCAAAAAAAGCCGGGCGCATCGCGCCCGGCTTTTTTGCTGGCTAAGCATCAGGAAGATGCTGATTTCACTTAATTATTTTTCACAAGAACACAAAGCGTGACCAAATTTCCGGAACATCGTTGGAGTGTAATCGTTGGGGCGGCAGAGGGACAGCGAAACCTCAATGAGAGGAGACAAAGTCATGAAAAAGCTTCTTATGGCAACCACTGCAATGGTCTTTGCTGCCGGTACTGCGATGGCACAGGACGCCAGCAATCAGAACGATGAGCAGCTGCCGGATACGGTCCAGACCAATAGCACCCAGTCCGGCCAGAAATCCTTCGGTGCTGCGGCCGGTGGCACGACTGGTGCCGTTGCCGGCGCGGTTGTCGGCGGTCCGATCGGCGCCATCGTAGGCGGTTTTGCAGGTGCGGTGATCGGTGCCGAGACTGCAGTTCCGGAGCCTGCCGTGAATTACGTTGTCCAGAACCCGGTCAACCCGGTGGTCATTGATGCGGACATTTCCGCTGGTGCAACGCTGCCTGAAACGGTAAGCGTCCAGCCGATCCCCGAGCATCCGGAATTCGCCTATGTCTACACGGACAGCCGTCCGATCATCGTGAAGGCTGACACCCGCGAGGTCGTCTATTCGCCGGGTTATTCCGTACCAGAAGAGACGATCGCCTGGGTAAAGCAGAACCCGGCTGATCCAATCTCCGTGGATACCGACATCACCGTCGGCGCAACCCTCCCGGCAGAGGTGGAGCTGCGGACCATCCCCAATAGCTCGGCATACTCCTATGTCTGGCTGGATTCCGGTCCGGCTCTGGTAGACGCCAAATCCCGCACCGTGGTCTGGGTGCAGTAAAGTGAATTAGCATCTCGCCTCGAAGGAGATGCGGCCAAAGGCCCTGCTGCCCGGCAGCAGGGCCTTTTTCTGATCGATTGAAGTTCCCTCCGGAGATTGACCGCTCCTTCGCCACATGGTCAAACCTCACGCTACAATAAGAGTGTTTGGGAGGCCCAAATGGTGGAACGTGTCGAGATCAATGGACTGAAGGTTGCACGGGAGCTGCACGACTTCGCGGTGAACAAAGCGATGCCTGGCACCGGAGTGGACGTGGAAACGTTCTGGCATGCCCTCTCCGAACTTGTTCACAAGCTGGCACCGAAGAACCGGAAACTCCTGGAAAAACGCGAGAAGCTGCAGGCCCAGATCGACGAGTGGCACCGCGAGAACGGCGCCCCCTCCGACCTCGAGGCCTATGAGGCGTTCCTGCGGGAAATTGGCTATCTGCTGCCGGAAGGTGGGGACTTTAAGGTTCAGACCGACAATGTGGACCCGGAAATCGCCGAGATCGCCGGCCCGCAGCTCGTCGTGCCGGTGATGAATGCGCGCTATGCACTCAATGCTGCAAATGCTCGATGGGGCTCCCTCTATGACGCGCTATACGGCACCGATGCCATTCCCGAAGCGGATGGCGCGGAAAAGGGCTCGGGCTATAATCCTGAACGCGGCGCGAAGGTCATTGCATGGGGACGCGATTTTCTTGACGAAAGCGCCCCGCTGGACGGTGCAAGCTGGGCCGATGCGTCCGGCTTTTCCATCCAGGGTGGCAAGCTTGTTGTGAAGACGTCGGCCGGTGAAGTTTCGCTGCGCGATGAAGCGCAGTTTACCGGGTACAAGGGCGATGCCGCCTCACCTCATGCCCTCATGGTAAGCCGCAACGGACTTGCTGCCGGCATCACCATCGATCACGACCACCCTATCGGCAAGACGGACAAGGCCGGCATTGCCGATATTGTTCTGGAATCCGCACTTACCACCATCATGGACTGCGAGGATTCGGTTGCCGCCGTCGATGCGGAGGACAAGGTTCTGGCCTATGGCAACTGGCTCGGCCTGATGAAGGGGGACCTGCAGGAAGAGGTTTCCAAAGGCGGCAAGACCTTCACCCGCAAGCTCAATCCCGACTGGACCTTCAACGGGCCGGATGGGTCG harbors:
- a CDS encoding putative bifunctional diguanylate cyclase/phosphodiesterase codes for the protein MIWGLHGRLVDYACASGRADEYGREIAGRFVTLFLLAALLIPWFIFQYSYTGFNEAALSLAIAGIGMMSSFWVFKYTGNVAFTRDTFLGAFFCFLVWQSFYFDGLTPPGSVWLVVMPVVSVLLGSRRSGTIWLLICIAALFVSYLVTDQYRFTAHIYTSRYQLLHTISISCMMVAIFLFVSMVDAARAKAYQALEETAASVRLLAERDELSGLHNRRYFYERLEQRLAQYPLQAHAVLLTDLDGFKEINDTHGHLVGDELIKAVASAFSAISEGEDAVIARLGGDEFAILVSGGNLENRASLLAQALLDRVRHPFYMAGHTAQIGVSIGIAAAAETVTASELLRRADVAMYAAKQGGKNHFVMYENRLDAHRSHQLQMAQELVEAMSEGRIEVHYQPIVDAKTHEITAAEALARWTRADGSNISPAEFIRIAEESGLINDLGVYILRRACRDAVGFGKLKLSVNLSPVQFTSENLVGDILETLRETNFPASQLELEVTETYLIEHPERAQPVIEKLQAAGITVTLDDFGTGYSSIGYLRQYGFDRMKIDRSLVSGIAEDESARSIIQAAAILAESLSLKLTAEGVESEEEAVLLRLAGCSELQGYFFGRPQPVENFTALLEASPSRRSDHAESHLA
- a CDS encoding formate/nitrite transporter family protein — its product is MAKNSETKPDRLLSVHSLEGLSPQEIESVNRAGRPSAALIHETIRAEGESELRRPVSALLASGFAAGLSMGLSLLTEGLLHEQLPDASWRDLVTSFGYSFGFLIVILGRQQLFTENTLTPILPLLHHPNLKTLRQVLTLWMLVLAANIAATWVFALGLAEAPAFNSSERIAFLEVSRHALENDFEATFIKAGFAGWLIALMVWLLPSAGAARPLVIILVTYVVGIAGLAHIIVGSVEAAYLVVMKDATFGAYVFDFFLPTLLGNVLGGVLLVAVLNHGQIARELKEED
- a CDS encoding DUF1236 domain-containing protein; this translates as MKKLLMATTAMVFAAGTAMAQDASNQNDEQLPDTVQTNSTQSGQKSFGAAAGGTTGAVAGAVVGGPIGAIVGGFAGAVIGAETAVPEPAVNYVVQNPVNPVVIDADISAGATLPETVSVQPIPEHPEFAYVYTDSRPIIVKADTREVVYSPGYSVPEETIAWVKQNPADPISVDTDITVGATLPAEVELRTIPNSSAYSYVWLDSGPALVDAKSRTVVWVQ